The following proteins come from a genomic window of Synechococcus sp. NB0720_010:
- a CDS encoding RNA methyltransferase: MSLPEQLLLSELLRRRVRCDQGLDHGVGVAPWMHPPVHRLLGWFSKPSALGDRREVWRLNQLCGLAELELFVRGDAAATEIATMDRLPTLIEATLLGQDGEPLGQIADAAVDLSSGQILHYLVSRSDPRLPGTSRWRLAPARINDQQPGTVFTSLAGLDDLPLAKASVRQEFLRRSRRWREQMQEETSRWRDQVQNAGDRFEERLEGWLEEPPWDEREPDLDRQARSQEAWDDWTETDEPQPRRHQDDPWV, encoded by the coding sequence GTGAGCCTCCCCGAACAGCTGCTGCTCAGCGAATTGCTGCGCCGCCGCGTTCGCTGCGATCAAGGCCTCGACCATGGGGTTGGTGTCGCCCCTTGGATGCACCCTCCGGTGCATCGGCTTCTGGGCTGGTTCTCCAAGCCATCCGCCTTGGGTGATCGCCGTGAAGTCTGGCGCCTGAATCAGTTGTGCGGTCTGGCGGAACTGGAGCTCTTTGTCCGTGGGGATGCGGCTGCGACCGAAATCGCCACCATGGATCGCTTGCCCACCTTGATCGAGGCGACCCTCCTCGGCCAAGACGGCGAACCCCTGGGGCAGATCGCAGATGCGGCAGTCGATCTCAGTAGTGGTCAGATCCTCCACTACCTGGTGTCCCGCAGCGATCCGAGGCTGCCCGGCACCAGTCGTTGGCGCTTGGCCCCAGCGCGCATTAACGATCAACAACCTGGAACGGTTTTCACGTCCCTTGCGGGCCTGGATGACCTTCCCCTGGCCAAAGCCAGTGTTCGTCAGGAGTTCCTGCGTCGCTCCAGGCGTTGGCGCGAGCAAATGCAAGAGGAAACCTCCCGCTGGCGCGATCAAGTCCAGAACGCCGGCGATCGTTTTGAAGAGCGCCTCGAAGGTTGGCTGGAGGAACCCCCCTGGGATGAGCGGGAACCAGACCTGGACCGCCAAGCGCGATCCCAGGAGGCCTGGGATGACTGGACTGAAACCGATGAGCCACAGCCCCGCCGCCACCAGGACGATCCCTGGGTTTGA